The DNA segment GTTAACCTTTAAGATAAACGGAGGGATGAAGACAAAGAATAAAGATGATAAACAACAGCAAAATAATGAAGATTTAATCAATTCAGGTGAAGGAGGGAATATGGAATAAATCCATATTTCTTTTTTACCCTTTTTGATTTGTCAAATTTTAATTGGAAAAAATCAGGGATTTTTTTAAGATGACGCAACCTTTGAATTGTTTTTCCCATCTACTCGAAAAATAATGATATGAAGAACTTTAAGTTTATATTAGATGGTTCATCGTGGTTCCAGACACGAGGACAGAAAAAAGGAGAAATGAAATTTATTATTCTTTCTGAAACTTATGACCTGTATTTTCGATTATCAAAGGATCGTAAATATCTTATTCTGCATGATTTTTCAAAGAAATTATCTTGCGAGTGCCTTAATTAATTTTCTTTCCATATAGCTTTCTGCCTGCATATTTTGTAAATTTGTTCTAAGCCCGCCGATTTGAGGATATTTAGAAAGGGTATTTGGGGATAAATTGAAGTTTGCATGAGTATGTAACTTAATTATAGATAGTTATGCCGGCAGAAAACTTAAAGAGGTTACTTCCTGAAATAGGAGCAGAAGTCTGGATTGAACCCGGTCAGAAAGAAAGCGATATTGACAATTGGATGGGCATTTTGGCCGATAACCATTTTTCGGTTGCCCGTTTGTTTATCGTATGGAATTATGTTGAAACTTCGCCAGGGAATTTCGATTTCAGCCTTTATGATTTTGCTTTTGATGCTGCCCAACAGCATGGAATAAAAATTGAAGCAACTCTTACCCCTAATCATGGTCCGGCTTTTATCCTTTCTGAATATTTTTATAATGTTCAGGGTGATACAATCCCCAGGACCAATGCAGAGCTTGAAAAATCCAAAGTTTATATAGAGAAAACCGTAAGCAGGTATAGAAATCATCCTGCCCTGGATTACTGGTGGCTGATCAACGAACCAGGGCAGACTAATGTCCACGATTATTTTACTGTTGACCGCTACAAAGAATGGCTGAAAAACAAGTATGGCGAAATTGAACGCTTGAACAAAATATGGAATACGGCCTTTGCAGATTTTAATGCCATAGGTTATAACGAAATCTGGGATCATCCGCAGAGTTTTACGGCACCGGCTTCGTTTTTGGACTGGAATCTTTTCTGGCGTGAGAATCTGACATGGTATATAGGCTGGATTGCTGATGAAATAAGAAAGTATGACCTCATTCACCCTTTGCATACGAATCCTCATGCTTTGTTCGATAATCTATTCAGGTACGATCTGCCCGGATGGCGCGATTTCCTTGGTTCTTTAGGAGCCTCTGTACATCCTTCCTGGCATTTTGGATTGCTCGAACGTGACCAGTTTGCTTTTGGACTTTCCGCGGTTTGTGAAATCGTCAAAGGGGCTGGTGAACCTAATCCTTTTTGGATTTCGGAGATCCAGGGAGGAAATAATATCTGGAGTGCCAGCAGGCCGCTTTGTCCGGATGCTAAAGATATAGCCCAGTGGGTTTGGGTGGGTATCGGTTCGGGGGCTGCAAAAATACTGTTCTGGAGCTTAAACGCGAGGACTACAGGGGGGGAAGCCGGAGAGTGGTCATTGCTCGATTTCCAAAATCAGCCTACAGAAAGAACTGAAACAATTTCTGATATCGCCGGCATCCTTCAAAAATATAAAGATTTCTTCTCTCAAGCTAAACCGCTTAACCCTTTGGTTACTATCCTGCTGAGTTCCGAAACGATGCTGATAGAAGCCAGAAAAGACCTCTGGCACGACTATGACGGGCGCAGGGCCCAGGCCCATGTCATTTCCGCATTGGCTATCTTTCAAACTTTCCAGGAACTGGGAATTCCGGTTGCAATTAAATTGATTGACGATTTTGACTGGGAAAATGATTCGATATCCCGGTTTGTGGTTTTGCCCGATATGATTGCATTAACGGCAAAACAGGCTGAAAAAACAGGTGAATTTGTAAAAAAAGGAAACCGTCTTTTGGTTA comes from the Bacteroidota bacterium genome and includes:
- a CDS encoding beta-galactosidase; translated protein: MPAENLKRLLPEIGAEVWIEPGQKESDIDNWMGILADNHFSVARLFIVWNYVETSPGNFDFSLYDFAFDAAQQHGIKIEATLTPNHGPAFILSEYFYNVQGDTIPRTNAELEKSKVYIEKTVSRYRNHPALDYWWLINEPGQTNVHDYFTVDRYKEWLKNKYGEIERLNKIWNTAFADFNAIGYNEIWDHPQSFTAPASFLDWNLFWRENLTWYIGWIADEIRKYDLIHPLHTNPHALFDNLFRYDLPGWRDFLGSLGASVHPSWHFGLLERDQFAFGLSAVCEIVKGAGEPNPFWISEIQGGNNIWSASRPLCPDAKDIAQWVWVGIGSGAAKILFWSLNARTTGGEAGEWSLLDFQNQPTERTETISDIAGILQKYKDFFSQAKPLNPLVTILLSSETMLIEARKDLWHDYDGRRAQAHVISALAIFQTFQELGIPVAIKLIDDFDWENDSISRFVVLPDMIALTAKQAEKTGEFVKKGNRLLVTGLTGYFDENEHCTLYGDFPLKDVLGGTIREINMMKESTCIDLTFMKKSLPVHYWKADMIATTGIVEGIDENKIMALRNYYGKGETFWIPSMITLEAWQNNNNPLADLLKHEITRFLSWLPFHFADHEPGALMKVLTDGKQYMVIVTNNHDYINDVALYSELTLKAEVIYGPEHSLERKNIHLGPHETIVILFV